In Trichoderma asperellum chromosome 1, complete sequence, a single window of DNA contains:
- a CDS encoding uncharacterized protein (EggNog:ENOG41), with translation MDPFVEVKIEVEDLDLLQGIRHHREGFPRQRRRFDREDDERRFQDFVRSECDRRSEERKEIGRKCDELYERLFQKLKRERDGLFERQCQKLDAEYEELFDSEYQKIQRQIEQRKQQESFSVDELPLNLTSYLTACHGLHLQFKKGACRSLITQKEALSWTFPRRIIPWDLSFQSLQQSVWHRLLPDCYFTKQRMFSSPQRLENVRRTLSPVNSEASLQHFGRYTIESTIMEMLDRLMEDDVLWNGLGLSDDVRVTMDADKDLGQVYEPMLQSSWHKDAGELKLSMRNSHRRAKRQGIWANRSCIYRQLDGESTPVFAIMHQLPHRLQLEEIDCGLASEIEVQDVIDKEGRDFKFASKTLVAATITQLYSYMVSKDIRYGCVSTGEAFIFCCISRNDPSNIYCTACVPGRDVQRDDPLRLHRTAAASVFALVVHALREKPLPGSWYDSVKNLDAWTMGYDDILDKVRKMNAPKPQVSSVQDHRWRGFDRSPLLAEHMRGRSDRKRGEEIRHWLDNVSGQDVADGDFNESATKKPTIQDQPFCSQKCLYGLVHRANMDENCPNYEHHGFGHPGFDDFLATLSTQLAKEENSDVNFIPLGTSSPHKSLFKVRQASWGYTFVAKAGKGLAHLWSEKLVYDEMEKYQGRHVPICLGLLELDKPRLGYRRQFNELLLLSWAGRPFQNCLRQISRDQVASKVEGILRALHDQGILYNGCLEPSNFLYDASRGEMMIVNFGESSTRFTDLPGTGRSYSMPKKRKRGRPDSAMLIFEKDKVDAVHTILRSAAPSHERRFSESESEVGDDSVSNC, from the coding sequence ATGGATCCATTCGTGGAAGTCAAGATAGAAGTGGAGGATCTGGATCTGCTGCAGGGAATCCGCCACCATCGCGAGGGCTTTCCACGCCAACGCAGGAGATTCGACCGCGAAGACGACGAGCGCCGATTCCAGGACTTTGTGCGCAGCGAGTGCGACAGGAGGAGCGAGGAGCGAAAGGAAATAGGGCGCAAATGCGATGAGCTGTACGAGCGCCTGTTTCAGAAGCTGAAGCGCGAGCGCGACGGGCTATTCGAGCGCCAATGCCAAAAGTTGGATGCCGAATATGAAGAGCTGTTTGACAGCGAGTACCAGAAAATCCAGCGCCAGATCGAGCAACGGAAGCAGCAAGAGTCATTTTCCGTAGACGAGCTCCCGCTGAATCTAACCAGTTATCTCACCGCATGCCATGGGCTGCATCTTCAGTTTAAAAAGGGCGCCTGTCGGTCCCTGATCACGCAGAAAGAAGCCCTCAGCTGGACTTTTCCTCGGCGAATCATTCCATGGGATCTCAGCTTCCAGTCGCTACAGCAAAGCGTGTGGCATCGTCTCTTGCCAGATTGCTACTTTACCAAACAGCGCATGTTTTCATCTCCCCAGCGGCTGGAGAACGTAAGACGTACCTTGTCTCCCGTAAACAGCGAGGCCTCGCTCCAGCACTTTGGGCGATACACCATTGAAAGCACGATTATGGAGATGTTGGATAGACTGATGGAAGACGACGTGCTTTGGAACGGCCTTGGGCTTAGCGACGACGTGCGGGTGACCATGGACGCTGATAAAGACCTTGGCCAGGTGTATGAGCCCATGCTCCAATCTTCATGGCACAAGGACGCGGGCGAGCTCAAGCTATCCATGCGTAATTCACATCGCAGGGCCAAGAGACAAGGCATCTGGGCCAATCGGTCGTGCATATACCGACAGCTCGATGGCGAAAGCACTCCAGTCTTTGCCATCATGCATCAGTTGCCGCATAGGCTTCAGCTGGAGGAAATCGACTGCGGTTTAGCATCCGAGATTGAGGTACAGGACGTGATTGATAAAGAGGGTAGAGACTTTAAGTTTGCCTCAAAAACTCTCGTGGCCGCCACCATCACTCAGTTGTATTCTTACATGGTCAGCAAGGATATTCGGTATGGATGCGTTTCCACAGGAGAAGCCTTCATCTTTTGCTGCATCTCAAGGAACGATCCTTCGAATATATACTGCACAGCATGTGTGCCAGGGCGCGATGTGCAACGGGATGATCCTCTACGGCTCCATCGAACGGCTGCAGCGTCCGTCTTTGCCCTCGTGGTCCACGCCCTTCGCGAGAAGCCACTTCCCGGATCGTGGTACGACTCGGTCAAGAATTTGGATGCCTGGACCATGGGATACGACGATATTTTGGACAAAGTACGCAAGATGAATGCCCCAAAGCCTCAAGTATCTTCTGTCCAAGACCACCGCTGGCGGGGGTTTGACCGGTCCCCATTACTGGCAGAGCATATGCGTGGACGCAGTGACCGTAAGAGAGGCGAGGAGATACGGCACTGGCTTGACAACGTATCTGGTCAGGACGTAGCCGACGGAGATTTCAACGAGAGCGCTACTAAGAAGCCCACTATACAAGATCAGCCGTTTTGTTCTCAGAAATGCCTGTATGGCTTGGTGCATAGGGCGAATATGGACGAAAACTGTCCCAATTACGAGCATCATGGCTTTGGACATCCTGGTTTTGACGACTTTTTGGCCACTCTCAGTACGCAGCTtgccaaggaagaaaatagcGATGTCAACTTCATACCGCTAGGGACCTCAAGCCCCCACAAGTCCCTCTTCAAGGTGCGGCAGGCATCTTGGGGCTACACTTTTGTCGCCAAGGCCGGGAAAGGGCTTGCTCATCTGTGGAGCGAGAAGCTTGTATATGACGAGATGGAAAAATATCAAGGCCGTCATGTGCCGATATGTCTTGGACTGTTGGAACTGGACAAGCCGCGGTTGGGATACAGGCGGCAGTtcaatgagctgctgcttctgagCTGGGCCGGGCGGCCGTTTCAAAACTGCCTGCGGCAAATCAGCAGGGATCAAGTTGCGAGCAAGGTAGAGGGCATCTTGCGGGCACTGCACGACCAAGGAATCCTCTACAACGGGTGTCTGGAGCCGAGTAACTTTCTGTACGACGCGTCGCGTGGCGAGATGATGATTGTGAACTTTGGAGAGTCTTCTACGAGGTTCACTGATCTTCCCGGCACGGGCAGAAGCTATTCCATGCCtaagaagaggaagcggGGGCGGCCAGACTCTGCGATGCTGATCTTTGAGAAGGACAAGGTCGATGCTGTTCATACCATTTTGCGTTCGGCGGCGCCGAGTCATGAACGTCGATTTTCTGAATCAGAGTCGGAGGTTGGAGATGACTCGGTGAGCAATTGTTga
- a CDS encoding uncharacterized protein (EggNog:ENOG41) produces MASMDSIFAAYRQRRAALEASNNPYADGVAWIAGELSPLAEARIPIIDQGFLHGDMCYDVPSVWDGKFFRLDDHINRFDESCKKIRLKLPLPKEDLKSILFDMVAKSGMRDAYVELIVTRGFKGVRGSKPDEIVNNLYIIILPYVWLMSPEMQYGGGSAIVARTVRRTPPGAMDPTIKNLQWGDMVRGMYEASDRGADYPFLTDGDSNLTEGSGYNIVFVKNGALYTPDRGVLHGITRKTVMEVARANGIDVHVEVVPVEMAYTCDEIFMCTTAGGILPITVLDGQPVKDGKVGPVTKTIWDGYWAIHSNPLYITEVDYSKS; encoded by the coding sequence ATGGCTTCTATGGACTCCATCTTCGCCGCCTACAGACAGCGGCGAGCTGCCCTTGAAGCAAGCAACAATCCCTACGCCGACGGCGTTGCCTGGATCGCAGGCGAGCTCTCACCCCTGGCCGAGGCCCGCATCCCCATCATCGACCAAGGCTTCCTGCACGGCGACATGTGCTACGACGTTCCCTCCGTATGGGACGGCAAGTTCTTCCGTCTCGACGATCATATCAACCGCTTCGACGAAAGCTGCAAGAAAATCCGCCTAAAACTACCGCTGCCAAAGGAAGACCTCAAGAGCATCTTGTTCGACATGGTCGCCAAGAGCGGCATGCGAGACGCCTACGTCGAACTCATCGTCACGCGCGGCTTCAAAGGCGTTCGAGGCTCCAAGCCAGACGAAATCGTCAACAACCTGTACATCATCATCCTGCCCTACGTCTGGCTCATGAGCCCCGAAATGCAGTACGGCGGAGGCAGCGCCATCGTCGCCCGCACAGTTCGACGGACACCCCCCGGCGCAATGGATCCCACAATCAAGAACCTGCAGTGGGGGGACATGGTGCGCGGCATGTACGAGGCCAGTGACCGAGGCGCCGACTATCCATTTCTCACCGATGGCGATTCCAATCTGACTGAAGGATCCGGATACAACATTGTCTTTGTCAAGAATGGCGCATTGTACACACCTGATCGCGGTGTTTTGCACGGCATCACTCGTAAGACGGTCATGGAAGTTGCGCGAGCCAATGGGATCGATGTCCATGTTGAAGTGGTGCCTGTGGAGATGGCGTATACCTGTGATGAGATCTTCATGTGCACAACGGCTGGTGGCATCTTGCCGATTACGGTTCTTGACGGCCAGCCCGTGAAAGATGGCAAGGTTGGGCCAGTAACGAAGACTATATGGGATGGCTACTGGGCAATTCATTCTAATCCTCTATATATCACGGAGGTTGATTATTCAAAAAGCTGA
- a CDS encoding uncharacterized protein (EggNog:ENOG41~TransMembrane:1 (i12-32o)), with protein sequence MEIPRAIWPDAAFAMLIAVAVNLSYNFILASIRSNRASKGISRKPFVPQKFLTLRISNIPCSETNEERLHNILKHLPIEAQGIGGQPTVLGYSYSPTAVSSFSSRYSVATVTFEHAPAIKELETVLKQKLGRAANDLRVDHEFLGMTPLHNGGGIDARVDIIAVTGLAGHAFGSWKSKNEPHMWLRDFLRQSVPNTRIFTYGYDTKICDSQSEVSILELGKTLLESIKITRGKDTKDRPLIFIAHSLGGLVVKEALVRASTGNEADQTISRSCYALLFFGVPNRGLNNLSLMSMVKGQPNESLVRDLDESSRFLSSLHERFNAYFTFDNTHVLSISETKHTPTVEWCSETGRWERTGPKVMMVGHTSAAYAHQTEKLHDRLSINADHSEMVKFDNISNPDYSIIQDKIKDLVNGAPGTIQERFYHHYRRMNHLEKQFLRNLNAPDYKAFRIDKVGDRTPGTLNWFLNNDLYQCWTSANSPSGLWIQGSPGQGKTMLAKFILEQLEASALASDPPAAVIYFFFYDQDESIRTAGAAMRSLVKQLFHLVPDAFQLVSERLDIESSAISDSSLRDILKDLLQTSSLSTIYCVIDGLDECQRDESKKMLLELITGILRSSSTQARSPTPMIKILLTSRPTVDIYGDLHHLPTILLKANHDDLKAFINNKVHGLPFGEDIKQKAVSLLCSRVEQTFLWISIVLRRLERSTPLLSEIDLKNIIDESPSDLKSLFESIISQIKEEKDMAAQKLLVWAVHGKRPLKLDELQEAIAVQDDSTSKSSTKMYSAALTESRVTAATGVILEIIDGRIHLVHQSAKEFFLDSKHLAEFAFCMSLHPNLYLANICMTYLCFTDFAESAPCGNDDLMNQRHVEYPFLQYAARNWYRHLESRDVTEDDIKKFSRLISQLTTPKSPTLLTWGEVNGIANLEEAIDNWEVAVKVNIQWLAELQMDCSVITEEIIEKALANGMTEYDCLRPLVNKHDALFTERELCLVVEHLDHALVRQILSKQPGTVITQNVFETAAANVKYGRLVVEEVLKIKTCFTVTEEFIILAQKNIVNGKDIIQFIITNYNMEISTEGVRQIVAGGDTELVKLLFRREQLNGLQAALELAVGRVNYEMVKVLLEKGGNETMVTEKCMEYMVDSFDHDDVKRLLQTYKRKAKVTENIIIRTAKNEKKRKHLLLFFLEERGEDFQLTEGILKAIISTEDAKNDALKFLLEKRNYEIHMTEDIWKEAAANDSNGETVGLLLRARSHEFDISEEILRSAAENPLCGHKAMRFFLDARGSDIQIAERIVKETLKGYFNQEEIASLLSEAQRRGVLLNREDIMKAAAGTRGADAMKALLETSKHEIQITEEILKEVVRSSFDDRIMKFLLESKGNEIQITEEVLIEAARNSFGHHVLRSIFQEVDNEIQIGEEVLKAVVKNKLGGHRIIRLISEEMGNKITITEGVLIEAARNRIDWATILFILETYGDKIEITEEVLKATIRKKSNLRILSIISRFKREEVRITDEIKELMSEEQLECWTRPEHYLPPWLRLTNQSDE encoded by the exons ATGGAAATCCCAAGGGCCATATGGCCTGACGCGGCCTTCGCAATGCTGATAGCTGTCGCCGTAAACTTATCCTACAACTTCATTCTCGCTTCGATTCGATCAAATCGCGCATCAAAGGGGATCAGTCGGAAGCCGTTTGTACCGCAAAAATTCTTGACTTTAAGAATTTCCAATATACCTTGTAGCGAAACCAACGAGGAGAGATTGCATAACATCTTGAAACATCTACCAATCGAGGCCCAAGGTATTGGTGGCCAGCCCACTGTGCTTGGTTATTCATATTCGCCCACTGCAGTATCAAGTTTTTCTTCACGATATTCAGTCGCTACTGTCACCTTTGAACATGCCCCAGCCATCAAGGAACTTGAGACGGTTCTCAAGCAGAAGCTTGGTCGCGCAGCCAACGATTTGAGAGTCGACCACGAGTTTTTAGGCATGACACCATTGCATAACGGCGGCGGTATTGACGCACGCGTAGA CATTATTGCTGTGACAGGACTCGCAGGCCACGCTTTTGGGTCATGGAAGTCGAAAAACGAACCGCACATGTGGCTACGCGATTTTCTTCGACAATCTGTCCCAAACACACGCATCTTTACATACGGTTATGATACCAAGATATGTGATAGCCAATCTGAGGTGTCTATTCTGGAATTAGGCAAGACGTTGCTCGAGTCCATTAAAATCACTCGAGGAAAGGATACT AAAGATCGGCCACTCATTTTCATCGCCCATAGtcttggcggccttgttGTTAAAGAG GCTCTTGTTCGAGCATCGACCGGCAATGAAGCGGACCAAACCATCTCTAGGTCATGTTATGCCCTACTGTTCTTTGGCGTCCCAAACAGAggattaaataatttaagcttaatgtCGATGGTCAAGGGGCAGCCCAACGAGAGCCTGGTGAGAGATTTGGATGAATCTTCTCGTTTTCTAAGCTCACTCCACGAGAGGTTTAATGCATACTTCACTTTTGATAATACTCACGTACTGTCTATAAGTGAAACTAAGCATACGCCAACAGTCGAG TGGTGCTCCGAAACTGGCAGATGGGAAAGGACTGGACCCAAAGTCATGATGGTTGGGCACACATCAGCTGCTTACGCTCACCAAACCGAGAAGTTACATGATCGCCTTTCTATAAACGCTGATCATTCCGAAATGGTAAAATTTGACAACATATCGAATCCAGACTACTCGATTATTCaggataaaataaaagatctCGTTAACGGGGCTCCGGGAACCATTCAGGAACGTTTTTACCACCATTATAGAA GGATGAACCATCTGGAGAAACAATTCTTACGAAATTTAAACGCTCCTGATTATAAGGCGTTTCGAATTGACAAGGTTGGCGACCGAACACCAGGAACACTTAACTGGTTTTTGAACAATGATCTATATCAATGTTGGACATCTGCAAATTCCCCATCAGGCCTTTGGATTCAAGGCTCTCCAGGCCAAGGTAAAACAATGTTGGCAAAATTCATCTTGGAACAGTTGGAAGCCTCGGCTCTTGCGTCAGATCCGCCGGCAGCAGTCAtttacttcttcttttatgaTCAGGATGAAAGCATTCGTACCGCGGGGGCCGCCATGAGATCCCTTGTTAAACAGCTGTTTCATCTCGTCCCAGATGCATTCCAACTGGTCTCTGAGAGATTAGATATCGAAAGCTCCGCCATTAGCGATAGCTCATTGCGGGACATTCTTAAGGACTTGCTTCAAACATCTAGTCTCAGCACGATATACTGTGTGATTGACGGGCTCGATGAGTGTCAAAGAGATGAATCGAAGAAGATGCTACTTGAGCTTATTACTGGTATACTTCGATCATCGTCTACACAAGCAAGAAGCCCCACTCCGATGATCAAAATCCTTCTCACTAGTCGCCCCACAGTCGATATATATGGCGATCTCCATCACCTGCCGACTATTCTACTAAAAGCTAACCATGACGACCTCAAAGCATTCATCAACAATAAAGTGCACGGGTTGCCATTTGGCGAAGATATCAAGCAGAAGGCAGTCTCTTTATTATGTAGCCGTGTGGAGCAAACGTTTTTATGGATATCAATCGTCCTAAGAAGGCTGGAACGTTCAACACCCTTACTATCAGAGATTGATTTGAAAAATATAATCGACGAAAGTCCATCGGATCTAAAGAGTTTGTTTGAAAGCATCATCAGTcaaattaaagaagaaaaagacatgGCAGCTCAAAAACTTTTGGTATGGGCCGTGCATGGCAAAAGGCCCTTGAAATTGGATGAGCTTCAGGAGGCCATAGCAGTTCAAGATGATTCTACCAGCAAAAGTTCCACCAAGATGTATTCGGCAGCTCTCACTGAGAGCCGCGTTACGGCCGCTACAGGAGTAATACTGGAGATCATTGACGGGAGAATCCATCTCGTGCACCAGTCGGCAAAAGAATTCTTTCTGGATAGCAAGCATCTTGCCGAATTTGCGTTTTGCATGAGCCTGCATCCGAATCTATACTTGGCAAATATTTGTATGACATATCTCTGTTTTACAGACTTTGCCGAATCAGCACCATGTGGGAACGATGATCTTATGAACCAAAGGCATGTTGAGTATCCTTTCCTGCAATACGCAGCGCGCAATTGGTATCGTCATCTGGAGTCAAGAGATGTCACTGAAGACGATATAAAGAAGTTCTCTAGACTTATTAGCCAATTAACCACGCCCAAATCTCCAACACTCTTGACATGGGGCGAAGTAAATGGAATTGCAAACCTAGAAGAGGCCATAGATAACTGGGAGGTTGCCGTGAAGGTCAATATTCAGTGGCTAGCTGAGTTGCAAATGGACTGCTCAGTAATCACGGAAGAAATAATCGAAAAGGCATTGGCCAATGGAATGACAGAATACGACTGTTTACGACCCCTTGTTAATAAACACGATGCTCTCTTTACGGAGAGAGAGCTTTGTCTAGTTGTTGAACACCTTGACCACGCGCTAGTTCGCCAAATATTAAGCAAACAACCTGGCACCGTTATTACCCAAAATGTTTttgaaacagcagcagcgaacGTCAAGTATGGTAGGCTTGTGGTCGAGGAGGTTTTGAAGATCAAGACTTGTTTCACGGTTACAGAGGAATTTATCATTCTAGCACAAAAAAACATTGTAAACGGCAAAGATATCATTCAGTTCATCATAACCAATTACAACATGGAGATTTCAACGGAAGGGGTACGACAAATCGTCGCAGGTGGAGATACAGAATTGGTGAAGCTATTGTTTAGGAGAGAGCAACTCAACGGTCTTCAAGCAGCACTTGAATTAGCAGTGGGCCGTGTGAATTATGAAATGGTGAAGGTCTTATTAGAGAAGGGAGGAAACGAAACAATGGTTACAGAAAAATGTATGGAGTATATGGTGGACTCATTTGACCACGACGACGTGAAACGCCTTCTTCAAACGTATAAAAGGAAGGCCAAGGTTacagaaaatattattataagaacTGCGAAGaacgagaaaaagagaaagcacTTGCTGTTATTTTTCTTGGAAGAGCGAGGCGAAGACTTCCAACTTACAGAGGGGATACTAAAAGCAATTATAAGTACCGAGGACGCCAAGAATGACGCATTAAAGTTCCTCcttgaaaagagaaactATGAGATACATATGACGGAAGATATTTGGAAAGAAGCCGCAGCCAATGACTCAAATGGTGAGACAGTTGGTCTCCTTCTTAGAGCGAGAAGCCACGAGTTTGATATTAGTGAAGAGATTTTGAGAAGCGCCGCGGAGAATCCATTGTGCGGTCATAAAGCTATGAGATTTTTCTTAGACGCACGAGGATCCGACATTCAGATTGCAGAAAGAATCGTGAAAGAAAcattaaaaggctatttcAATCAAGAGGAGATAGCAAGCCTTCTCTCGGAGGCACAAAGACGTGGTGTCTTGCTCAATAGAGAGGATATCATGAAAGCGGCAGCTGGGACACGCGGTGCTGACGCTATGAAAGCTCTGTTGGAGACATCAAAACATGAGATCCAGATAACCGAAGAAATTCTGAAAGAGGTTGTAAGAAGTTCATTTGATGACAGAATTATGAAATTTCTTCTCGAGAGCAAAGGCAATGAGATCCAGATTACTGAGGAAGTTTTAATAGAAGCGGCGCGAAATTCATTTGGTCATCACGTCTTACGGTCCATATTTCAGGAAGTTGACAATGAAATCCAAATTGGAGAAGAAGTTCTGAAAGCGgtagtaaaaaataagctcGGTGGCCATCGAATTATAAGACTCATTTCAGAGGAAATGGGAAACAAGATTACAATTACAGAGGGAGTCCTGATAGAGGCAGCAAGAAATAGGATTGACTGGGCAAcaatcctcttcatcttggagaCCTATGGAGACAAGATTGAGATTACAGAGGAGGTTCTAAAGGCAACTATAAGAAAGAAGTCCAACCTCCGAATACTGTCTATTATCTCAAGATTTAAGAGGGAAGAGGTCCGGATTACCGATGAGATCAAGGAGCTTATGAGCGAGGAGCAACTCGAATGCTGGACTAGACCAGAACATTACCTCCCTCCATGGTTACGTTTAACTAATCAAagtgatgaatga